Within Candidatus Cybelea sp., the genomic segment CGTCGAGATCGTGGGATCGCGCGAACGTCTGGCCGACACGAAATGGGCGCTCTTCTCCGGCGGCGCCGGCGCGGTCCTCAACGCCAACGACGAGGTCTCCCGCGAGCGCGCTCCCGGGCTGCGCAATCCGCAAAGCACGCGCTGGTTCGTCGCGGTCGCCGGCGCCGCAGAGCTGGCCGCCTACGCCGGCATCGAGCGGCTCGCCGCGATCGCCGGCGACGATTTGCTCGTCGTGCGCGAAGGCGGCGCAACGCAGGAGTTTGCGATCGAGTGCACGCTGCCGGGACTCTATAATCGCGCGAATCTGGCGGCCGCGATCGCGGCGGCCGGCGCGCTCGGCATCGCTCCGGGCGAGCTCGTCCCCGCTATAGCGACGCTCTCGTTGCCGCCGGGTCGTTACCAGCGCGTGACGATCGAGGGCGGCCCGCGCCTGATATTTGATGCCTACAACGCCAATGCGAGCGGAATGATTGCCGCGCTCGACGCTTTTGCCGGCGAAGACGCCAAGCGGAAGATCGCGGTCCTCGCTAGCATGGCAGAGCTGGGCGACGAAGCACAGCGGCTGCACGAGCGCGTTGGCGAACACGCTGCCGCCGCCGTCGACGTGCTGCTCGTCAGCGGCGATTTCGCGGAAGCACTCGCGCGCGGCGCACGGCGCGCCGGTCTCGACGCCTCCCGGATCGTCCCGGTCGAGGGCAACTCGCAAGCCGCGGCGTGGCTGCGCGCGAACGCAAACGGCCGGGATCTCGTCCTGTTGAAAGGCTCGCGGAAGTATCGCATGGAGGAGATCGTCGAGGAACTTCAGCCGTGAGCCTAACGGCGCGCGGTCTCGCCGTTACGCGGCCGGAAGTGCCGGCCGGCGTGAAGGCGATACCGGTGCGAACGCGCTTGGTGCGTCCCGGCGACGACCTGGCCGCGATCGTAGCCGACGCGGTCTCCGGCATCGCGCGCGCCGGCGACGTCATCGCGGTCTCGGAGACGGCCGTAGCGATCGCCCAGGGCGAGTTCGTCGTCGCCGAGCACGTTCGCCCTTCGCGACTTGCCTATCTGCTCTGCCGGAACGCCGGTCCGCTGGCGACGATCAGCCAGCCCGAGTCGATGCAGCTGGTTATCGACGCGGTCGGCTATCGGCGCGTGATCGCGGCGACGGCGGCGCATCTGTTCGCGCGGCTGTTCGGGAAACGAGGCACCTTTTATGAAATGATGGGCGAGGCGATCGCGGCGGTTGACGGCTACACCGGGACGATGCCGCCCTACGAGCGGGCGATCGTGCTCGCGCCGCGCGAGCCTGCGGAGTTCGCGGGGGCATTGCGCGAGCGCAGCGGAGTCGAGTCGACGGTCGTCGACGCCAACGACCTTTCGAAGGCGAAGGTCCTGGGCAGCTCGAGTGGAGTTCGCAGCGAGAGCGTCGAGCGCGCGCTGCTCGACAATCCGCACGGCAACAGCGACGAACAGACGCCGGTCGTCGTACTCAAGTGGCGAGGGGCGGGAGAGAATCCACTATGCCGGTGATGCTCCTTTGGCTCGTTTATGGCTTTGCGGCCTCCGTCGTCTGCGGGGCCGTCCTCATCGCGGCGTCTAAGCGCTTCAATCTGCGCCAACAAGCCTACGCGCTGGCCCCGCAGACGCACCGGGAAAAGTCAGGCACGCCGACGATGGGCGGACTCGTCTTCGTCGTTGCCTTCCTGGGGATGCTCGCCGCCTCGAAGTCGGCACTCTCGATCGCGATCGTCTTCCTCGTTTGCGCCTGCGCGTGCATCGGCGCGGTCGACGACGCGCTGACGATTTGGGTAGCCGCCGGGCGAGGTCTTCGCGCGCGCACGAAGCTGCTCGCGACGGCGCTGGCGGCCGCGATCTTCCTGCGCATGATCGGGAACACGCCCTACCTCTTTCCGGTCGACGTGCTCTTTCACGCCGGCAGCTTTTCGTTGGCAGTGCCCCACTGGCTATGGCTCGCGCTGGGGGTGCTCGCGATCACCGGAACGATTCACGCGGTGAACTTGACCGACGGTCTCGACGGCCTCGCGGCCGGAAGCGTGA encodes:
- the murF gene encoding UDP-N-acetylmuramoyl-tripeptide--D-alanyl-D-alanine ligase yields the protein MRVGTDTRSLESGDAFLALRGERFDGHDFTGEAVRAGAAVLVVDDAAARIAGVATLVVARTDRAYLQLARLAAQRFEGAIVAITGSSGKTTTKDFLAELCAVRYRVAASVKNENNEIGVGKLLLSLSNEEHDVAIVEMGARHYGDIAVLVEAALPALGVLTNVGDAHVEIVGSRERLADTKWALFSGGAGAVLNANDEVSRERAPGLRNPQSTRWFVAVAGAAELAAYAGIERLAAIAGDDLLVVREGGATQEFAIECTLPGLYNRANLAAAIAAAGALGIAPGELVPAIATLSLPPGRYQRVTIEGGPRLIFDAYNANASGMIAALDAFAGEDAKRKIAVLASMAELGDEAQRLHERVGEHAAAAVDVLLVSGDFAEALARGARRAGLDASRIVPVEGNSQAAAWLRANANGRDLVLLKGSRKYRMEEIVEELQP
- a CDS encoding coenzyme F420-0:L-glutamate ligase; translation: MSLTARGLAVTRPEVPAGVKAIPVRTRLVRPGDDLAAIVADAVSGIARAGDVIAVSETAVAIAQGEFVVAEHVRPSRLAYLLCRNAGPLATISQPESMQLVIDAVGYRRVIAATAAHLFARLFGKRGTFYEMMGEAIAAVDGYTGTMPPYERAIVLAPREPAEFAGALRERSGVESTVVDANDLSKAKVLGSSSGVRSESVERALLDNPHGNSDEQTPVVVLKWRGAGENPLCR
- the mraY gene encoding phospho-N-acetylmuramoyl-pentapeptide-transferase: MPVMLLWLVYGFAASVVCGAVLIAASKRFNLRQQAYALAPQTHREKSGTPTMGGLVFVVAFLGMLAASKSALSIAIVFLVCACACIGAVDDALTIWVAAGRGLRARTKLLATALAAAIFLRMIGNTPYLFPVDVLFHAGSFSLAVPHWLWLALGVLAITGTIHAVNLTDGLDGLAAGSVIPPLVVFGLFAAASNLAPAAIAAAVGVGSCAGFLLYNHYPAKLFMGDTGSLALGALLSGVAILTGEVLLLLLVGGVFVAEALSVMLQVSYFKLSKGKRILRMSPLHHHFELGGWRETKVTARFWLASLLCSLLGWVIVR